A stretch of the Musa acuminata AAA Group cultivar baxijiao chromosome BXJ2-7, Cavendish_Baxijiao_AAA, whole genome shotgun sequence genome encodes the following:
- the LOC103991402 gene encoding protein FAR1-RELATED SEQUENCE 5 isoform X1 produces the protein MQFEQEQDLVVHDGTGNDGSEGPPRCLRCGISANATPHMRRGPEGPRTLCNACGIAWTKSLHKQGKMRRMVDPNGPLSEVTMAKLVPEIDMEFESEEKAYEFYNKYAGHVGFSVRKSSSDKSSENVTRSRTFVCSRQGFRKDKKGAKEVKRPRPETRIGCPARMTIKITPSGKYRITEFIADHNHQPAPPSTTHMLRSQRITIELQAAEADLSDDSGTTPKSTNETAPRPIGGPRNVMFLPADYKNNLRSKRMKAMQMGDAGAVLKYLQSMQLDDPSFFYAIQVDEDDRLTNIFWADSKSIMDFNCFGDVVCLDMTYKINGYGRPLAPFLGVNHHKQTTIFGAALLYDESIDSFKWLFETFKIGMRGKQPKTILTDQSMAISGAVASVWPGTNHRHCVWHVYQNAVRNLNHVFQGSKTFSKDFSKCIYDCEEEEEFMLAWRAMLDKYDLKNNEWLGKLFEDRDKWALPYGRDIYCADMKSTLQNESLSSVLKKYLSPQLDLLSFFKQYERVLDEHRYAELQADFHASQSFPRIPPSKLLKQAANLYTPVVFEIFRKEFEMFMDSMLFGCGEVESIYEYRVAVTDKPKEHYVRFDSRDCSAYCSCKKFEFVGIQCCHVLKVLDFRNIKELPLKYFLKRWKKDAKSSNEGNNWVITSESDPKTPTSSSLIVPVTSYSQQQGFHGSSQFSQDPSVSDLHQHSFPASTQLNQGYSAASMHSPAFLGSSHVNNRTNDEGH, from the exons ATGCAGTTCGAGCAAGAGCAGGATCTTGTCGTACACGACGGTACCGGCAACGATGGTTCCGAGGGTCCTCCCAG ATGCCTTCGGTGTGGCATTAGTGCAAATGCAACACCACATATGCGCCGTGGGCCCGAGGGACCAAGGACTCTTTGTAATGCATGTGGGATTGCTTGGACAAAG AGTTTGCATAAACAGGGTAAAATGAGGAGAATGGTTGACCCAAATGGCCCTTTGAGTGAGGTCACAATGGCAAAATTGGTGCCGGAAATTGATATGGAATTCGAAAGCGAAGAGAAGGCATATGAGTTCTACAATAAGTATGCTGGACATGTTGGTTTTAGTGTGCGAAAAAGTTCTTCGGATAAATCATCTGAAAATgttactagatctagaacttttgTTTGCTCAAGACAAGGGTTTCGTAAGGACAAAAAAGGTGCAAAAGAAGTAAAGAGGCCCAGGCCAGAAACAAGAATAGGATGCCCTGCACGAATGACCATTAAAATTACACCAAGTGGTAAATACCGAATAACAGAATTTATAGCAGACCACAACCATCAGCCAGCACCACCTTCAACAACACACATGTTAAGATCTCAAAGGATAACCATTGAGCTTCAGGCTGCTGAAGCAGATTTGTCAGATGATTCTGGGACAACTCCAAAATCTACCAATGAGACTGCTCCAAGGCCAATTGGCGGCCCTAGAAATGTCATGTTTCTTCCTGCAGATTACAAGAATAACCTCCGATCAAAGCGAATGAAAGCCATGCAGATGGGTGATGCTGGAGCTGTACTAAAGTATCTGCAGAGCATGCAGCTTGATGACCCTTCCTTCTTCTATGCTATTCAGGTAGATGAGGATGATAGATTGACTAACATTTTCTGGGCAGACTCAAAATCTATAATGGACTTTAACTGCTTTGGTGATGTCGTGTGCTTGGACATGACTTACAAAATAAATGGATATGGTAGGCCCTTGGCACCATTCCTTGGTGTGAATCATCATAAACAAACAACTATATTTGGTGCTGCATTGCTGTATGATGAATCAATAGATTCTTTCAAGTGGTTATTCGAGACCTTTAAGATTGGGATGCGTGGAAAGCAACCAAAGACCATATTGACAGATCAATCCATGGCAATAAGTGGTGCAGTAGCTTCAGTCTGGCCAGGCACTAATCATCGACATTGTGTGTGGCATGTTTACCAGAATGCTGTTAGAAATCTAAATCATGTATTCCAAGGTTCAAAAACCTTTTCAAAAGATTTTAGCAAGTGTATCTATGAttgcgaggaagaggaggaattcATGTTAGCATGGAGAGCAATGTTGGATAAATATGATCTCAAAAATAATGAATGGTTAGGCAAGTTATTTGAGGACAGGGACAAATGGGCTTTACCTTATGGTCGAGACATATATTGTGCTGACATGAAAAGCACTCTGCAGAATGAAAGCTTGAGTAGCGTGCTAAAGAAATACTTGAGTCCTCAGTTAGACCTCTTATCCTTTTTTAAGCAATACGAGAGAGTGTTGGATGAACATCGCTATGCAGAGTTACAAGCTGATTTTCATGCTAGTCAAAGCTTCCCAAGAATACCTCCCTCGAAGTTGCTCAAACAAGCTGCAAATCTATATACACCTGTGGTCTTTGAAATATTTAGGAAGGAGTTTGAGATGTTCATGGATTCTATGTTGTTTGGTTGTGGTGAGGTTGAGAGTATATATGAGTACAGAGTTGCTGTCACCGATAAACCCAAAGAACACTATGTTAGATTTGACTCTCGAGATTGTTCTGCCTACTGCAGTTGTAAGAAGTTTGAGTTTGTGGGGATTCAATGTTGTCATGTGCTAAAGGTGCTCGACTTCAGAAACATCAAAGAATTGCCTCTTAAGTACTTCTTAAAGAGGTGGAAAAAGGATGCTAAGTCTTCTAATGAAGGCAACAATTGGGTGATTACAAGTGAGAGTGATCCCAAGACCCCCACAAGCTCATCCCTGATTGTTCCAGTGACATCCTATTCACAACAGCAGGGTTTTCATGGCTCAAGTCAATTTAGTCAA GATCCTTCTGTCTCAGACTTGCATCAACATTCATTTCCTGCCAGCACTCAGTTAAATCAG GGATATTCAGCTGCAAGTATGCACTCCCCAGCATTTCTTGGGAGTTCCCATGTGAACAATCGGACAAATGATGAAGGCCATTGA
- the LOC135617040 gene encoding probable GTP diphosphokinase RSH2, chloroplastic, translating to MPVPAVALSAIAPGGVCFSSRSTSHGSSLDYEQNARFSSCSSPAVSSSSTCSRKQMQGGLSCLFSSSPSARLAPTTASTSLNDEHSSLCHDNELGSSYSYSPCSSSFKCREHSPVSVFQSLASCSSRSSPLLRIPRDSNRVVDLRAGFQEDRKREPSRKREVLPGALGSYLNYDSPCLPVSGGVGSVNAEDLPFDFEESLGELGTSVEPYANELLAGAQSRHKIFTDEFVVKAFYEADKAHKGQMRVSGDPYLQHCVETAVLLAKIGANATVVAAGLLHDTVDDSFMTHDYILREFGAGIADLVEGVSKLSHLSKLARLNNTANRTVEAERLQTMFLAMTDARAVLIKLADRLHNMMTLDALPMVKQQRFAKETLVIFVPLANRLGISSWKEQLENLCFKHLYPEQYKKLSLKLLKSFDEAMISSAIKTLEKALKDRGISYQFLSGRCKSLYGIYSKMLKKNQTMDEIHDKHGLRLIVENEEDCYTALGIVHDLWPEAPGSFKDYIAHPKHNGYQSLHTVVLSQDTCPLEVQIRTKAMHLQAEFGIAAHWRYKEGDHQHSSFVLQIVEWARWVVSWQCEALNIDRPSSFGDDDSIRPPCPFPSHSDSCPYFYSQQCDYTGPIFIIILENEKMTIQELPTDSTVMDLLERVGRGSARCPGYGFTVKEELRPRLNNQPINDPNQKLRMGDLVELTPAISDRSLTEYREEMQRMYDQD from the exons ATGCCGGTGCCGGCGGTCGCTCTTTCTGCGATCGCACCTGGCGGCGTTTGCTTCAGCTCTCGCTCGACGAGCCATGGTAGCTCGCTGGACTACGAACAGAATGCCAGATTCTCCTCATGCAGCAGCCCTGCCGTGTCCTCCTCCTCGACCTGCAGCCGGAAGCAGATGCAGGGTGGCCTCTCGTGTCTGTTCTCCTCGTCGCCGTCGGCTCGCCTCGCGCCCACCACTGCCTCCACGAGCTTGAACGACGAGCACTCTTCTCTATGCCACGATAATGAGCTCGGGAGCTCCTATTCCTACTCCCCCTGTTCGTCCTCCTTCAAATGTAGAGAGCACAGCCCCGTTAGCGTGTTTCAGAGCTTGGCCTCGTGTTCTTCCAGGAGCTCTCCTTTGTTGAGGATTCCTCGGGACTCGAATAGGGTGGTCGATTTGAGGGCAGGATTCCAGGAGGACAGGAAGAGAGAGCCCTCCCGGAAGAGAGAAGTTCTTCCAGGAGCTCTCGGCTCATACTTGAATTATGATTCCCCTTGCCTTCCAGTTTCAGGGGGTGTTGGCAGTGTAAATGCAGAGGATCTACCTTTTGATTTCGAAGAGAGCTTGGGCGAGCTGGGAACCAGTGTGGAGCCGTATGCGAATGAACTACTCGCTGGAGCCCAATCGAGGCATAAGATATTCACCGACGAGTTCGTCGTAAAGGCGTTCTACGAAGCAGACAAAGCTCACAAAGGCCAG ATGAGGGTGAGCGGCGATCCTTACTTGCAGCACTGTGTGGAGACGGCAGTCCTACTTGCAAAGATCGGTGCTAATGCTACAGTTGTTGCTGCAGGGCTCTTGCATGATACGGTTGATGATTCTTTTATGACTCATGATTATATACTTCGAGAGTTTGGGGCTGGCATAGCTGATCTTGTCGAAGGG GTCTCAAAGTTAAGCCACTTGAGTAAACTTGCTCGTCTGAACAACACGGCGAATCGAACTGTTGAAGCTGAAAGACTACAGACAATGTTCCTTGCAATGACGGATGCTAGGGCAGTTCTTATAAAGCTGGCTGATAGATTACACAACATGATGACATTGGATGCTTTGCCAATGGTTAAACAACAGAGATTTGCAAAGGAAACATTGGTGATTTTTGTGCCCTTGGCCAACAGGTTGGGAATCTCAAGTTGGAAGGAGCAACTTGAAAATTTGTGCTTCAAGCATCTATATCCAGAGCAGTACAAAAAGTTATCACTCAAACTTCTCAAGTCCTTTGATGAAGCCATGATTTCATCTGCCATAAAAACACTAGAGAAAGCCCTGAAGGATAGAGGCATTTCTTATCAATTTCTGTCAGGGAGATGCAAGAGTTTGTACGGTATTTACTCCAAAATGCTAAA GAAGAATCAAACGATGGATGAGATTCATGACAAACATGGGCTACGTCTGATAGTCGAGAATGAGGAAGATTGTTATACAGCTTTAGGTATTGTACATGACTTGTGGCCTGAAGCTCCGGGGAGTTTCAAAGACTACATAGCGCATCCCAAGCACAATGG GTACCAATCTCTTCACACTGTTGTTCTAAGTCAAGACACGTGTCCTTTGGAGGTTCAGATTCGAACTAAAGCAATGCATCTGCAGGCAGAATTTGGAATTGCTGCCCACTGGAGATACAAGGAAGGTGATCATCAGCATTCTTCGTTTGTTCTTCAAATAGTAGAATGGGCTAGATGGGTTGTGTCGTGGCAATGTGAGGCTTTGAACATAGACCGTCCGTCGTCATTCGGTGATGATGATTCAATCAGGCCTCCATGCCCATTTCCTTCTCACTCTGATAGCTGTCCCTACTTCTACAGTCAACAATGTGACTATACCGGACCCATTTTCATCATCATACTCGAAAATGAGAAG ATGACCATACAGGAGTTGCCAACAGATTCAACTGTGATGGATCTCCTGGAGAGAGTTGGGCGAGGGAGTGCTCGGTGTCCTGGGTATGGCTTCACAGTGAAAGAAGAGCTGAGGCCAAGGTTGAACAATCAGCCCATCAATGACCCTAACCAGAAGCTGCGGATGGGCGATCTGGTGGAGCTAACGCCAGCCATTTCAGACAGATCATTGACGGAGTATAGGGAGGAAATGCAGCGCATGTATGACCAAGACTGA
- the LOC103991402 gene encoding protein FAR1-RELATED SEQUENCE 5 isoform X2 — MQFEQEQDLVVHDGTGNDGSEGPPRCLRCGISANATPHMRRGPEGPRTLCNACGIAWTKGKMRRMVDPNGPLSEVTMAKLVPEIDMEFESEEKAYEFYNKYAGHVGFSVRKSSSDKSSENVTRSRTFVCSRQGFRKDKKGAKEVKRPRPETRIGCPARMTIKITPSGKYRITEFIADHNHQPAPPSTTHMLRSQRITIELQAAEADLSDDSGTTPKSTNETAPRPIGGPRNVMFLPADYKNNLRSKRMKAMQMGDAGAVLKYLQSMQLDDPSFFYAIQVDEDDRLTNIFWADSKSIMDFNCFGDVVCLDMTYKINGYGRPLAPFLGVNHHKQTTIFGAALLYDESIDSFKWLFETFKIGMRGKQPKTILTDQSMAISGAVASVWPGTNHRHCVWHVYQNAVRNLNHVFQGSKTFSKDFSKCIYDCEEEEEFMLAWRAMLDKYDLKNNEWLGKLFEDRDKWALPYGRDIYCADMKSTLQNESLSSVLKKYLSPQLDLLSFFKQYERVLDEHRYAELQADFHASQSFPRIPPSKLLKQAANLYTPVVFEIFRKEFEMFMDSMLFGCGEVESIYEYRVAVTDKPKEHYVRFDSRDCSAYCSCKKFEFVGIQCCHVLKVLDFRNIKELPLKYFLKRWKKDAKSSNEGNNWVITSESDPKTPTSSSLIVPVTSYSQQQGFHGSSQFSQDPSVSDLHQHSFPASTQLNQGYSAASMHSPAFLGSSHVNNRTNDEGH; from the exons ATGCAGTTCGAGCAAGAGCAGGATCTTGTCGTACACGACGGTACCGGCAACGATGGTTCCGAGGGTCCTCCCAG ATGCCTTCGGTGTGGCATTAGTGCAAATGCAACACCACATATGCGCCGTGGGCCCGAGGGACCAAGGACTCTTTGTAATGCATGTGGGATTGCTTGGACAAAG GGTAAAATGAGGAGAATGGTTGACCCAAATGGCCCTTTGAGTGAGGTCACAATGGCAAAATTGGTGCCGGAAATTGATATGGAATTCGAAAGCGAAGAGAAGGCATATGAGTTCTACAATAAGTATGCTGGACATGTTGGTTTTAGTGTGCGAAAAAGTTCTTCGGATAAATCATCTGAAAATgttactagatctagaacttttgTTTGCTCAAGACAAGGGTTTCGTAAGGACAAAAAAGGTGCAAAAGAAGTAAAGAGGCCCAGGCCAGAAACAAGAATAGGATGCCCTGCACGAATGACCATTAAAATTACACCAAGTGGTAAATACCGAATAACAGAATTTATAGCAGACCACAACCATCAGCCAGCACCACCTTCAACAACACACATGTTAAGATCTCAAAGGATAACCATTGAGCTTCAGGCTGCTGAAGCAGATTTGTCAGATGATTCTGGGACAACTCCAAAATCTACCAATGAGACTGCTCCAAGGCCAATTGGCGGCCCTAGAAATGTCATGTTTCTTCCTGCAGATTACAAGAATAACCTCCGATCAAAGCGAATGAAAGCCATGCAGATGGGTGATGCTGGAGCTGTACTAAAGTATCTGCAGAGCATGCAGCTTGATGACCCTTCCTTCTTCTATGCTATTCAGGTAGATGAGGATGATAGATTGACTAACATTTTCTGGGCAGACTCAAAATCTATAATGGACTTTAACTGCTTTGGTGATGTCGTGTGCTTGGACATGACTTACAAAATAAATGGATATGGTAGGCCCTTGGCACCATTCCTTGGTGTGAATCATCATAAACAAACAACTATATTTGGTGCTGCATTGCTGTATGATGAATCAATAGATTCTTTCAAGTGGTTATTCGAGACCTTTAAGATTGGGATGCGTGGAAAGCAACCAAAGACCATATTGACAGATCAATCCATGGCAATAAGTGGTGCAGTAGCTTCAGTCTGGCCAGGCACTAATCATCGACATTGTGTGTGGCATGTTTACCAGAATGCTGTTAGAAATCTAAATCATGTATTCCAAGGTTCAAAAACCTTTTCAAAAGATTTTAGCAAGTGTATCTATGAttgcgaggaagaggaggaattcATGTTAGCATGGAGAGCAATGTTGGATAAATATGATCTCAAAAATAATGAATGGTTAGGCAAGTTATTTGAGGACAGGGACAAATGGGCTTTACCTTATGGTCGAGACATATATTGTGCTGACATGAAAAGCACTCTGCAGAATGAAAGCTTGAGTAGCGTGCTAAAGAAATACTTGAGTCCTCAGTTAGACCTCTTATCCTTTTTTAAGCAATACGAGAGAGTGTTGGATGAACATCGCTATGCAGAGTTACAAGCTGATTTTCATGCTAGTCAAAGCTTCCCAAGAATACCTCCCTCGAAGTTGCTCAAACAAGCTGCAAATCTATATACACCTGTGGTCTTTGAAATATTTAGGAAGGAGTTTGAGATGTTCATGGATTCTATGTTGTTTGGTTGTGGTGAGGTTGAGAGTATATATGAGTACAGAGTTGCTGTCACCGATAAACCCAAAGAACACTATGTTAGATTTGACTCTCGAGATTGTTCTGCCTACTGCAGTTGTAAGAAGTTTGAGTTTGTGGGGATTCAATGTTGTCATGTGCTAAAGGTGCTCGACTTCAGAAACATCAAAGAATTGCCTCTTAAGTACTTCTTAAAGAGGTGGAAAAAGGATGCTAAGTCTTCTAATGAAGGCAACAATTGGGTGATTACAAGTGAGAGTGATCCCAAGACCCCCACAAGCTCATCCCTGATTGTTCCAGTGACATCCTATTCACAACAGCAGGGTTTTCATGGCTCAAGTCAATTTAGTCAA GATCCTTCTGTCTCAGACTTGCATCAACATTCATTTCCTGCCAGCACTCAGTTAAATCAG GGATATTCAGCTGCAAGTATGCACTCCCCAGCATTTCTTGGGAGTTCCCATGTGAACAATCGGACAAATGATGAAGGCCATTGA
- the LOC135618061 gene encoding ethylene-responsive transcription factor ERF017-like, with product MPHPALPVPSSVCRIGAKARDREDRRRPRVSTPPTMKPEGGKAAAGESERGGEVRYLGVRKRRWGKWVSEIRLPRSRERIWLGSYDAPEKAARAFDAAAFFLRGDAARVNFPDQLPRDGPAGGALSHDQIQAAAARHANGTPPAASASGASDGIVTDDNQELDESFVRFMAMDDNADFPLLYEDFLYGVFPAAGAPMPPQDGTAGINEHDGNEVFDEFPALWSF from the coding sequence ATGCCGCACCCCGCTCTTCCCGTCCCGTCCTCAGTGTGTCGGATTGGAGCAAAAGCAAGAGACCGGGAAGACAGGAGGCGGCCACGTGTCAGCACCCCACCAACTATGAAGCCGGAGGGGGGGAAGGCGGCGGCGGGGGAGAGCGAGCGGGGCGGCGAGGTTAGGTACCTGGGGGTGCGGAAGCGGCGGTGGGGGAAGTGGGTGTCGGAGATCCGCCTGCCGCGGAGCCGGGAAAGGATCTGGCTGGGGTCGTACGACGCCCCCGAGAAGGCGGCCCGGGCGTTCGACGCCGCCGCCTTCTTCCTCCGCGGCGACGCCGCCCGCGTCAACTTCCCCGACCAGCTACCCAGGGACGGCCCCGCCGGGGGGGCGCTTTCCCACGACCAGATCCAGGCCGCGGCCGCCCGCCACGCCAACGGGACTCCGCCGGCGGCCTCGGCGTCGGGGGCTTCGGACGGTATCGTGACGGACGACAACCAGGAGCTCGACGAGTCGTTCGTCAGGTTCATGGCGATGGACGACAATGCGGACTTCCCGTTGCTCTACGAGGACTTCTTGTACGGGGTTTTCCCTGCGGCCGGAGCGCCGATGCCGCCTCAGGACGGTACCGCCGGCATCAACGAACACGATGGGAATGAGGTTTTTGATGAATTCCCTGCGCTTTGGAGcttctga
- the LOC103991400 gene encoding transcription initiation factor TFIID subunit 9 — MEGDGGGGGLREEAGEPRDARVVKELLRSMGLGEGEYEPRVVHQFLELAYRYVVDVLSDAQVYAEHASKTAIDPDDVRLAIQSKVNFSFSQPPPREVLLELARRRNKIPLPKTIAPPGSIPLPPEQDTLISPNYQLLIPRKQPPQVEETEEDVNGSNVNPTLVANSSQEQQTLQRVSFPLSSAAKRPR, encoded by the exons ATGGAGGGGGACGGCGGAGGCGGCGGGTTGAGGGAGGAGGCGGGGGAGCCGCGGGATGCGCGGGTAGTGAAGGAGCTCCTCCGGTCGATGGGGCTGGGGGAAGGGGAGTACGAGCCACGGGTGGTGCACCAGTTCCTGGAGCTCGCCTACCGCTACGTGGTTGACGTTCTCTCCGACGCTCAGGTGTACGCCGAGCACGCCTCCAAGACTGCCATCGACCCCGACGATGTTCGCCTCGCCATCCAGTCCAAGGTCAACTTCTCCTTCTCCCAGCCCCCGCCCCGCGAG GTGTTACTTGAGCTGGCGAGGAGGAGAAACAAGATCCCGTTGCCCAAGACAATCGCACCGCCAGGGAGCATACCCTTGCCACCGGAGCAGGACACTCTCATCAGCCCCAATTACCAGCTACTGATACCGAGGAAGCAGCCTCCTCAGGTTGAAGAAACAGAGGAAGATGTCAACGGTTCTAATGTAAACCCTACCTTAGTTGCCAATTCGTCACAAGAGCAGCAAACCCTACAGAGAGTGTCCTTCCCTCTGTCTTCAGCAGCAAAACGACCAAGGTGA
- the LOC135617041 gene encoding serine/threonine-protein kinase RIPK-like, giving the protein MTKIWRSLLPGCYGGGRTAASKQAKKFMAKQISIPRLSYSDLSNSTGMLSPEDLSISLAGSNLHVFTLAELKAATQSFSSSNFLGEGGFGPVYKGFVDDKVKPGLKAQAVAVKVLDLEGSQGHKEWLTEVVFLGQLRHSHLVKLIGYCCEDEHRLLVYEFMPRGSLENHLFKRYFASLPWSTRLKIAIGAAKGLAFLHDIEKPVIYRDFKASNILLDSDYEVKLSDFGLAKDGPEGDETHVSTRIMGTQGYAAPEYILTGHLTVKSDVYGFGVVLLELLTGRRSVDKKRPSREQNLVEWARPCLNDPRKLNRIMDPGLCGQYSEQGAQKAAAVAYKCLSHHPKSRPQMSAIVETLEPLLDLKDMPIAPFVYVVPAEDGCTDESTKSEAKKNGHHHHHHHGHRHKVRSPKAAKEGGNPQHRTSPEHHKQNGA; this is encoded by the exons ATGACGAAGATTTGGAGGTCTCTCCTGCCGGGATGCTATGGAGGTGGGCGAACAGCCGCATCGAAACAGGCGAAGAAGTTCATGGCGAAGCAGATATCCATTCCGCGGCTGTCGTACTCCGACCTCAGCAACTCCACGGGCATGCTGTCGCCGGAGGACCTCTCGATATCCCTCGCCGGCTCCAACCTTCACGTTTTCACGCTGGCGGAGCTGAAGGCGGCGACGCAGAGCTTCTCGTCGAGCAACTTCCTAGGGGAGGGTGGGTTCGGGCCGGTCTACAAGGGGTTCGTCGACGACAAGGTGAAGCCGGGGCTGAAGGCCCAGGCGGTCGCCGTGAAGGTCCTGGACTTGGAGGGCTCGCAGGGTCACAAGGAATGGCTG ACCGAAGTCGTCTTTCTCGGCCAACTGAGGCACTCACACCTTGTGAAGCTGATCGGGTACTGCTGCGAAGACGAACACAGGCTACTGGTGTATGAATTCATGCCCCGAGGCAGCTTGGAGAACCACCTCTTCAAAA GGTACTTTGCATCTCTACCATGGTCAACAAGGCTAAAGATCGCGATCGGAGCCGCCAAAGGCCTCGCCTTTCTCCATGACATCGAGAAGCCGGTGATCTATCGAGACTTCAAGGCCTCAAACATCTTGTTGGACTCG GATTACGAAGTAAAGCTCTCGGACTTTGGTCTGGCGAAGGATGGTCCCGAAGGAGATGAAACCCACGTCTCCACTCGGATTATGGGCACGCAAGGCTATGCTGCACCGGAGTACATCCTGACTG GTCACCTGACGGTGAAGAGCGACGTGTACGGCTTCGGGGTTGTGCTGCTTGAGCTGCTGACAGGCCGGCGATCCGTGGACAAGAAACGGCCGAGCAGGGAGCAGAACCTCGTGGAGTGGGCACGGCCTTGTCTCAACGATCCCAGAAAGCTGAACCGTATCATGGATCCCGGCCTATGCGGGCAGTACTCCGAGCAGGGCGCACAGAAGGCGGCTGCGGTGGCCTACAAGTGCTTGAGCCATCACCCCAAGTCCAGGCCTCAGATGTCCGCCATTGTCGAGACCTTGGAGCCTCTCCTGGACCTGAAGGACATGCCAATCGCCCCATTCGTGTACGTAGTACCGGCGGAGGATGGATGCACAGACGAATCAACAAAGAGCGAAGCGAAGAAGAACGggcaccaccatcatcatcaccatgGACACCGGCACAAGGTCAGGTCCCCGAAGGCTGCGAAGGAAGGAGGAAACCCACAGCATCGAACCTCGCCAGAACACCACAAGCAGAACGGAGCATGA